The following proteins are co-located in the Pseudarthrobacter siccitolerans genome:
- a CDS encoding SRPBCC family protein: MSTKVEKRILVNVPVSTAYNQWTQFEEFPHFMGGVKSVTQLSDDRLQWVAEIGGVRREWEARILEQIPDRKVAWAATEGATNAGAVDFEDVGGGQTSIQLTLEYEPEGLIEKVGDKLNVVDRQAEADLKRFKEFIEDEGYASGAWRGSVSSGAPVGTPGVEDAAGSRGDSGKAGVSGKVAAGVGVAAVAGAAAAMAAGTNKGTTEAADETVTPVVPGEPVTVTPLTTDTTTDAAATGTGTGTSTMGTAGAGMSATGTTAAAGSTGSVADLGDDRVGHAFDQTNGLVDTTGESDETLEGENLSAGERAENERRPDGGLPPLGGNLGQH; the protein is encoded by the coding sequence ATGAGCACGAAGGTGGAAAAACGCATTCTGGTGAACGTACCGGTAAGCACCGCTTACAACCAGTGGACCCAGTTCGAGGAATTCCCGCACTTTATGGGTGGCGTCAAGAGCGTTACGCAGCTCAGTGACGACCGGTTGCAGTGGGTGGCCGAGATCGGCGGCGTCCGCAGGGAGTGGGAAGCCAGGATTTTGGAACAGATTCCGGACCGCAAAGTAGCTTGGGCGGCCACGGAAGGCGCCACGAACGCAGGCGCCGTGGACTTCGAGGACGTGGGCGGCGGCCAGACCTCCATCCAACTGACGCTCGAATACGAGCCCGAAGGACTGATCGAAAAGGTGGGCGACAAGCTCAACGTGGTGGACCGCCAGGCCGAGGCAGACCTGAAGCGGTTCAAGGAATTCATTGAGGACGAGGGCTATGCCAGCGGCGCGTGGCGCGGCAGCGTCAGCTCCGGAGCCCCCGTCGGCACGCCGGGCGTCGAGGATGCGGCAGGATCACGCGGCGACTCCGGCAAGGCCGGCGTATCCGGCAAGGTTGCTGCAGGCGTTGGCGTTGCCGCGGTAGCAGGCGCAGCCGCCGCCATGGCTGCCGGCACCAACAAGGGCACAACGGAGGCGGCCGACGAAACGGTAACTCCCGTGGTTCCCGGAGAACCCGTCACCGTCACGCCGCTGACGACCGACACAACCACCGATGCCGCAGCCACCGGCACGGGCACGGGCACCTCAACAATGGGCACCGCCGGAGCGGGCATGTCAGCAACAGGCACGACGGCGGCAGCCGGCTCCACCGGTTCAGTCGCGGACCTGGGCGATGACAGGGTGGGACACGCCTTCGACCAGACGAATGGCCTAGTGGACACCACCGGCGAGTCGGACGAGACGCTTGAGGGCGAGAACTTGAGCGCCGGCGAGCGGGCCGAAAATGAGCGCCGGCCCGACGGCGGCCTGCCGCCCCTCGGTGGCAACCTCGGCCAGCACTGA
- a CDS encoding sensor histidine kinase: MGNEVDSDQVTAEGGLLTDQHPLDFYALGLAGCIDRLTGPLRQRGTAIRWDTPHWGIEIPSDCATLLYQSAREALSNAFKYAQASQLNLQLAAVDHGIRLVVSDDGNGFDSDLAKCGRHHGYGLRLMSVAVHEAGGTIDICSAPGQGTSVTVTMPLD; this comes from the coding sequence ATGGGAAACGAAGTAGATTCTGATCAAGTAACCGCCGAGGGAGGCTTGCTCACGGATCAGCATCCGCTCGACTTCTACGCTTTGGGGCTGGCCGGCTGCATCGACCGGCTCACCGGGCCCCTCCGCCAGCGCGGGACCGCCATCCGCTGGGATACCCCGCACTGGGGCATCGAGATCCCGTCAGATTGCGCCACCCTTCTCTACCAGTCGGCCCGCGAAGCGCTCAGCAACGCCTTCAAATATGCCCAGGCCTCGCAGCTCAACCTGCAGCTCGCCGCTGTGGACCACGGAATCCGCCTGGTGGTGTCCGACGACGGCAACGGCTTTGACAGCGACCTCGCCAAATGCGGCCGGCACCACGGCTACGGCCTGCGGCTGATGTCCGTGGCCGTTCATGAGGCCGGCGGAACCATAGACATCTGCTCCGCCCCCGGGCAGGGCACCAGCGTCACGGTAACCATGCCGCTGGACTAA
- a CDS encoding NADPH-dependent FMN reductase, with product MAPFKIGYFVGSLATGSINRVLSQALIKLAPEDLEFTEIPIKDLPLYSYDYDADFPPAGRALKEAIEASDGILIVSPEYNRSIPGALKNAIDWASRPWGSNSFARKPTGIIGASVGSIGTAVMQSSFRSVLSFLDAPQLNAPEAYIHFNPEVFGDNGEVKDEGTAKFLRHFMDEYGAFVARVLAANAPGHIGDLEPDAEKLSR from the coding sequence ATGGCACCGTTCAAGATCGGATACTTCGTGGGGAGCCTCGCTACCGGCTCCATCAACCGGGTCCTCTCCCAGGCATTGATCAAACTGGCTCCCGAGGACCTGGAGTTCACGGAGATCCCCATCAAGGACCTACCCCTCTACAGCTACGACTACGACGCCGACTTTCCGCCGGCAGGCCGCGCCCTCAAGGAGGCAATTGAAGCTTCCGACGGAATCCTGATCGTGTCCCCGGAGTACAACCGTTCCATTCCCGGCGCCCTCAAAAACGCTATCGACTGGGCCTCACGTCCGTGGGGGAGCAATTCGTTCGCCCGCAAGCCCACCGGCATTATTGGTGCCTCGGTGGGCAGCATCGGCACCGCAGTGATGCAGTCCTCGTTCCGCAGCGTCCTCAGCTTCCTGGACGCTCCGCAGTTGAACGCCCCGGAAGCCTATATCCACTTCAACCCTGAGGTGTTCGGCGACAACGGCGAGGTCAAGGACGAGGGGACCGCGAAGTTCCTGCGCCACTTCATGGACGAATACGGCGCCTTCGTGGCCCGCGTCCTGGCCGCCAACGCACCCGGCCACATCGGCGACCTCGAACCCGACGCGGAGAAGCTTTCCCGGTAA
- a CDS encoding ZIP family metal transporter, translating to MPVWVQALLWGTAAGAALVLGAALSWRWKLPPKLVSSIMSFGAGVLISALAFELVDEAVQGGGLWPTAVGFLAGAVVYVGANMLLARAGAKHRKRSGDQQPSEADDPGSGTAIAVGALLDGVPESVVLGVGMLAGGAVSPAMMVAVFISNVPEGLSGTAGMKKAGRGAGYVFGLWGGIALLSGVASLIGYTALENAPGELVAFITAVAAGGILAMLADTMIPEAFEEHHNLTGLTASVGFLTAFTVHHLGG from the coding sequence ATGCCGGTATGGGTGCAGGCACTGTTATGGGGCACGGCCGCCGGGGCTGCACTGGTCCTGGGCGCGGCGTTGTCCTGGCGGTGGAAGCTGCCGCCCAAGCTGGTGTCCTCGATCATGTCGTTCGGCGCCGGGGTGCTGATTTCCGCCCTTGCCTTCGAACTGGTGGACGAGGCCGTGCAGGGCGGCGGACTCTGGCCGACGGCCGTGGGCTTCCTGGCGGGAGCAGTGGTGTACGTCGGGGCCAACATGCTGCTGGCGCGGGCAGGCGCCAAGCACCGCAAACGCTCCGGGGACCAGCAGCCGTCCGAGGCCGATGATCCCGGCAGCGGCACTGCCATTGCGGTGGGCGCACTGCTGGATGGGGTACCGGAATCGGTGGTTCTTGGCGTGGGGATGCTGGCGGGCGGCGCGGTGAGCCCGGCAATGATGGTGGCCGTGTTCATCTCCAACGTCCCCGAGGGGCTGTCCGGAACCGCGGGAATGAAGAAAGCCGGCAGGGGCGCCGGTTACGTCTTCGGCCTCTGGGGAGGCATCGCCCTGCTCAGCGGGGTGGCCTCACTCATTGGCTACACAGCCCTGGAGAACGCGCCGGGCGAGCTGGTGGCGTTCATTACCGCTGTGGCTGCCGGGGGAATCCTGGCCATGCTGGCGGACACCATGATCCCGGAGGCTTTCGAGGAACACCATAACCTCACAGGGCTCACGGCGTCGGTAGGCTTCCTGACCGCCTTCACCGTTCACCACCTCGGGGGATAG
- a CDS encoding exo-rhamnogalacturonan lyase family protein, with the protein MTDKTLIRWIDGEAPAEISGGTTWGMPFARGTVTDSGGISVRDAGGEIVASQAWPLATWPDGSLKWAGIALPATDAPSRAYGVTADGGASAREASLPPSGATRVTVTETAEALTVDTGTLQMVIDRGGSHLFTSLTRGGIEVARNARLVSLLQDNVTEGAGTASREAFTGEVTAVVLEQDGPVRAVVRLEGHHRPDAAGSGKQSWLPFVVRFYFYANARSVRMVHSFIWDGDAEQDFLAGLGVRFSVPLEAELHDRHVRIAGADGGFLLEGVRGLTGLRRDPGGEVRRAQLDGRATPPLAEWNPEVSERLHLIPAWNDYTLTQLSADGFELRKRTATGHAWVGISGGTRSAGFCSLTDARGGFGVGVKDFWQSHPGQLDIRNAATAEASLTAWLYSPEAQPMDLRFYHDGLGQDTFEEQLEGLEITYEDYEPGFGNATGIARTHELTLFAYESTPATESLAADAAAASAPALLQATPGYLHSVGVFGDWDPVDRSTPARAGLEDHLDFLFDFYAGQVEQRRWYGFWNYGDVMHTYDHDRHVWRYDVGGYAWDNSELSPDLWLWYSYLRSGRADIFRFAEAMTRHTGEVDVYHLGPWRGLGSRHNVQHWGCSAKQLRISTPAYRRFYYYLTADERTGDLLTELVDSDQNFLGLDPVRKVRPDADTYRPNRNALGVGLGTDWGSLAATWLTDWERTGNPRSRDRLLGTMADIGALKYGFLTGEALYDLDMGRFDTGRELIQVSHLSAVFGLVEICSELVDLVPDPDFERAWLQYCRIFLATKEEQVEAVGQPLAGVYLTQAHSRLTAYAAARLDDPDLAARAWESFAEGGEHLNHESAFTLRTIEPPHVLLPVDEAPTVSTNDTSQFGLAVIQNLALIGKHLR; encoded by the coding sequence ATGACGGACAAGACCCTCATCAGGTGGATCGACGGCGAGGCACCTGCGGAGATCAGCGGCGGAACGACGTGGGGCATGCCTTTTGCCCGAGGAACGGTAACGGATTCAGGCGGGATTTCGGTCCGGGACGCCGGCGGAGAAATTGTGGCCAGCCAGGCCTGGCCCCTGGCCACCTGGCCTGACGGCTCCCTGAAGTGGGCCGGGATCGCCCTCCCTGCCACGGATGCACCCTCCCGGGCCTACGGGGTGACCGCCGACGGCGGTGCGTCAGCCCGCGAAGCCAGCCTCCCGCCGTCGGGCGCCACCAGAGTCACCGTCACCGAAACCGCCGAGGCGCTCACCGTGGACACCGGCACACTGCAGATGGTGATCGACCGCGGCGGCTCGCACCTCTTTACCAGCCTCACCCGCGGCGGCATCGAGGTAGCACGGAACGCGCGCCTGGTCAGCCTCCTGCAGGACAACGTTACGGAGGGCGCCGGGACGGCAAGCCGCGAGGCCTTCACCGGCGAGGTCACCGCCGTTGTGCTTGAACAGGACGGTCCCGTACGCGCCGTGGTGCGGCTGGAGGGGCACCACCGCCCGGACGCAGCGGGCAGCGGCAAACAGAGCTGGCTGCCGTTCGTGGTCCGGTTCTATTTCTACGCCAACGCCCGCAGCGTCAGGATGGTGCATTCGTTCATCTGGGATGGCGATGCGGAGCAGGACTTCCTGGCCGGGCTCGGCGTCCGGTTCAGCGTGCCGCTTGAGGCTGAGCTCCATGACCGGCACGTCCGGATTGCCGGTGCGGACGGCGGATTCCTGCTCGAAGGTGTCCGCGGGCTGACAGGCCTCCGCCGGGACCCGGGCGGGGAGGTCCGCCGCGCGCAGCTGGACGGCCGTGCCACCCCTCCCCTGGCCGAGTGGAACCCCGAGGTGTCAGAACGCCTGCACCTGATCCCCGCCTGGAACGACTACACGCTAACCCAGCTCAGCGCGGACGGCTTCGAACTGCGCAAACGCACCGCAACGGGCCATGCCTGGGTGGGCATCTCCGGCGGGACCAGGTCGGCCGGATTCTGTTCCCTGACGGATGCCCGCGGCGGGTTCGGGGTGGGCGTCAAGGACTTCTGGCAATCCCATCCGGGCCAGCTGGACATCCGCAACGCGGCCACGGCGGAAGCTTCCCTTACGGCCTGGCTGTACTCCCCGGAGGCGCAGCCAATGGACCTGCGCTTCTACCACGACGGGCTGGGCCAGGACACCTTCGAGGAACAGCTCGAGGGGCTTGAGATCACCTACGAGGACTACGAGCCGGGCTTCGGCAACGCAACCGGCATCGCCCGCACACATGAGTTGACCCTCTTCGCGTACGAATCCACCCCGGCCACGGAAAGCCTCGCCGCCGACGCCGCCGCGGCTTCCGCCCCCGCCCTGCTGCAGGCCACCCCCGGGTACCTGCATTCCGTGGGCGTCTTCGGCGACTGGGACCCTGTGGACCGCAGCACACCTGCCCGCGCCGGGCTGGAAGACCATCTGGATTTCCTCTTCGACTTCTATGCCGGCCAAGTGGAGCAGCGGCGCTGGTACGGCTTCTGGAACTACGGCGACGTGATGCACACCTACGACCACGACCGCCACGTGTGGCGGTACGACGTAGGGGGCTACGCATGGGACAACTCCGAGCTCTCCCCGGACCTTTGGCTTTGGTACTCGTACCTGCGCTCGGGCCGGGCGGACATCTTCCGCTTTGCCGAGGCCATGACCCGGCACACCGGCGAGGTGGACGTCTACCATCTCGGACCGTGGCGCGGCCTCGGCTCCCGGCACAACGTCCAGCACTGGGGCTGCAGCGCCAAGCAGCTCCGGATCAGCACGCCCGCCTACCGCCGCTTCTACTACTACCTGACGGCGGACGAGCGCACGGGAGACCTGCTCACCGAACTGGTGGACAGCGACCAGAACTTCCTGGGGCTGGATCCCGTACGGAAGGTTCGGCCGGACGCTGACACCTACCGGCCGAACCGGAACGCCCTGGGCGTGGGGCTCGGCACGGACTGGGGATCTCTTGCAGCCACCTGGCTCACAGACTGGGAGCGCACCGGGAACCCGCGCTCCCGCGACCGGCTCCTGGGCACCATGGCAGACATCGGCGCCCTCAAGTACGGCTTCCTCACGGGCGAGGCCCTGTACGACCTGGACATGGGACGGTTCGATACCGGCCGCGAACTGATCCAGGTGTCCCATCTGAGCGCCGTGTTCGGCCTGGTGGAAATCTGCAGCGAACTGGTGGACCTGGTCCCGGACCCGGACTTTGAACGGGCGTGGCTGCAGTACTGCCGGATCTTCCTGGCTACAAAGGAGGAGCAGGTGGAGGCAGTGGGCCAGCCGCTGGCGGGCGTCTACCTCACCCAGGCGCACAGCCGGCTGACTGCGTATGCGGCCGCTCGGCTGGACGATCCGGACCTGGCCGCCCGGGCATGGGAAAGCTTTGCCGAGGGCGGGGAGCACCTGAACCACGAGTCGGCCTTCACGCTGCGGACCATTGAACCGCCGCATGTGCTGCTGCCCGTGGACGAGGCACCCACCGTATCCACGAACGACACGTCCCAGTTCGGCCTCGCCGTGATCCAGAACCTGGCGCTGATCGGCAAGCACCTGCGCTAG